The following coding sequences are from one Corticium candelabrum chromosome 20, ooCorCand1.1, whole genome shotgun sequence window:
- the LOC134195713 gene encoding MFS-type transporter SLC18B1-like codes for MPEIISGTLDLWLQHGSSFAIGNFSRRAREPGYEANKLKLQMDEDLPLLSRSPSATDESQTITKPSKTLLRRYVTVAVILVSCFMNYVCIYIPSPFYPQIAAKRKGSKADTEVGVMVGSMQLSAAFVSLYIGRYLNRLGVRFLVTSGVFLVGGCTVIFGFLEYVKEWSPFIGLSIVIRFVMGFGEAAFDATSIALLLGMFPSHTATIWGLYEFAVTLGLVSGAPLGGFLYHAEGFYFPFVIIGGVLLLCTPLLWLLLSDCHSLIESTDDDQTDCDQSVSLLQLLKIPSIVLVLLNVSTCYAALALCQTSAAMFLYKEFGWGTTHIGLIFLNAGAVYLVFTVVFGLVVDATNPRIVMIIGLLVDTCAMMIFGPSFVFSFLSPKPWCVYVGATLWGFGVAMVVISSGPDVILTAISRGYEKNMALNGAVSGLVLAAIFLSGTLGAAIGGGLTAAMNFRISSSVFGFASFLLMIVTTVVTVVNAIMSRRQ; via the coding sequence ATGCCCGAAATTATATCCGGGACTCTAGATCTATGGCTTCAACACGGAAGCAGTTTCGCCATCGGCAACTTCTCCCGCCGCGCAAGAgagcctgggtacgaggctaacaAGCTAAAATTGCAAATGGATGAAGATCTTCCTCTCCTCTCACGCTCTCCGTCGGCTACCGATGAAAGCCAAACGATCACGAAACCTTCAAAGACATTGTTGCGTCGATACGTGACTGTGGCAGTGATTTTGGTTAGCTGCTTCATGAACTACGTCTGCATCTACATTCCTTCTCCCTTCTACCCACAGATTGCTGCCAAAAGGAAAGGTTCGAAAGCAGACACAGAAGTTGGTGTAATGGTCGGTAGTATGCAGCTGTCCGCTGCCTTCGTGTCGTTGTATATCGGAAGATACCTAAACCGATTGGGTGTCAGGTTCCTGGTTACATCCGGCGTTTTCTTAGTGGGCGGATGTACAGTGATTTTTGGTTTTCTGGAGTATGTAAAAGAGTGGTCACCATTCATTGGACTTAGTATTGTCATCAGATTTGTGATGGGATTTGGAGAAGCTGCATTTGATGCGACATCAATAGCTTTGTTGTTAGGCATGTTTCCTTCTCATACAGCTACTATTTGGGGTCTTTACGAATTTGCTGTCACTCTTGGTTTGGTTAGCGGAGCACCGCTTGGTGGATTTCTGTATCATGCTGAAGGCTTTTATTTTCCTTTTGTGATCATTGgtggtgttttgttgttgtgtacacCACTTTTGTGGCTTCTGCTATCAGACTGTCATTCACTAATTGAAAGTACTGATGATGATCAAACTGATTGTGATCAATCTGTGTCATTGTTGCAGCTGCTGAAGATACCATCTATAGTTCTAGTTCTCTTGAACGTGTCTACTTGCTATGCAGCTTTAGCACTTTGTCAGACATCGGCGGCAATGTTTCTTTACAAAGAGTTTGGTTGGGGCACGACTCACATTGGATTGATATTTCTTAATGCAGGGGCAGTGTATCTTGTCTTTACTGTTGTATTTGGTCTGGTGGTGGATGCCACTAATCCACGAATTGTAATGATCATCGGGTTACTAGTGGATACGTGTGCAATGATGATATTTGGTCCATCATTTGTGTTCTCGTTTCTCTCTCCTAAGCcatggtgtgtgtatgttggaGCAACATTATGGGGATTCGGAGTGGCTATGGTTGTAATATCTTCTGGTCCTGATGTCATTCTCACCGCTATTTCAAGAGGATACGAAAAGAACATGGCATTGAATGGAGCTGTATCCGGACTTGTGTTAGCAGCTATATTTTTGTCTGGAACATTAGGTGCTGCCATTGGTGGAGGTCTGACAGCTGCAATGAATTTTCGCATCTCCTCCTCGGTTTTTGGCTTTGCCAGCTTTCTGCTGATGATTGTCACTACTGTGGTCACTGTAGTCAACGCCATTATGTCTAGACGACAATAA
- the LOC134195903 gene encoding uncharacterized protein LOC134195903, translating into MGKFVANDGREVHFDSACSGWVRIYRPNGTTILQHQYLQHELNVHYAKIEGSAFVYGEGNERTYSIHQSRSTREAEEEYKSRRSRNDESDQEEIKAAVDILEADQDTPVLEQVAQALGEFGIYGKNSPCALPLYGVAMSVTRRLQPEQKEEKNEKTEYEYENELEQAERQQRSVSRERRWWKSLFPPSSKDDCTPNRDKNCLGMCGRRCSCWSFVCGDCCYHQGCYEHDRCCTNFWSFPCLFPIGISCTSYHPYPKYCP; encoded by the coding sequence ATGGGAAAATTTGTAGCAAATGACGGTCGTGAAGTTCATTTCGATTCTGCGTGTTCTGGATGGGTGAGAATCTACCGTCCAAATGGGACCACCATCCTGCAGCATCAGTATCTGCAACACGAATTGAACGTTCACTATGCCAAGATCGAGGGAAGTGCGTTCGTCTACGGGGAAGGAAACGAAAGGACTTACTCAATACACCAGTCTCGATCCACACGGGAAGCCGAGGAGGAATATAAATCTAGGAGAAGCAGGAATGACGAATCAGACCAGGAGGAAATTAAAGCGGCTGTAGATATATTGGAGGCCGATCAAGATACCCCGGTTCTAGAGCAAGTGGCACAGGCTCTTGGTGAATTTGGAATCTATGGAAAAAATTCTCCATGCGCCCTTCCTCTTTACGGTGTTGCAATGTCTGTCACTAGACGACTACAACCGGAGCAGAAGGAGGAGAAGAATGAAAAGACGGAATATGAATATGAAAACGAATTGGAACAAGCGGAGAGACAGCAGAGGTCCGTTTCACGAGAGCGACGCTGGTGGAAGTCGTTATTCCCTCCTTCTAGTAAGGATGATTGCACTCCTAATCGTGATAAGAATTGCCTAGGAATGTGTGGACGTCGTTGCAGTTGCTGGTCATTCGTTTGTGGTGACTGCTGTTATCATCAGGGATGCTACGAACACGATAGGTGCTGCACCAACTTCTGGTCGTTTCCCTGTCTTTTTCCAATTGGGATTAGCTGTACTTCTTATCACCCGTATCCTAAGTACTGTCCATAA